In Rhinolophus ferrumequinum isolate MPI-CBG mRhiFer1 chromosome 7, mRhiFer1_v1.p, whole genome shotgun sequence, the following proteins share a genomic window:
- the TBL2 gene encoding transducin beta-like protein 2, protein MELPQMPELMGLSLLLGLLALMATAAVARGWRRAEEEIRSAGQKANGVPLDKSLRSKKQKQQQRTRKEKPQQHNFTHRLLAAALKSHSGNISCMDFSSNGKYLATCADDRTVRIWSTKDFLQREHRSMRANVELDHATLVRFSPDCRAFIVWLANGDTLRVFKMTKREDGGYTFTATPEDFPKKHKAPVIDIGIADTGKFIMTASSDTAVLIWNLKGQVLSTINTNQMNNTHAAISPCSRFVASCGFTPDVKVWEVCFGKKGDFQEVVRAFELKGHSAAVHFFAFSNDSRRMASVSKDGTWKLWDTDVEYKKQQDPYLLRTGRFEEASSMPCRLALSPDAQVLALASGSSIHVYNSRRGEKEECFKQVHGECISDLAFDITGRLLASCGDRAVRLFHNTPGYRAVVEEMQGLLKRASNESTRQRLQQQLTQAQEALKSLGALKK, encoded by the exons ATGGAACTGCCGCAGATGCCGGAGCTGATGGGGTTGTCGCTGCTGCTCGGGCTGCTGGCCCTGATGGCGACGGCGGCGGTAGCGCGGGGGTGGCGGCGCGCGGAGGAGGAGATCCGGTCCGCGG GCCAAAAAGCAAATGGAGTTCCACTTGACAAGTCCTTGAGATCCAAGAAGCAGAAACAGCAACAGCGAACTCGTAAGGAGAAGCCTCAACAACACAACTTCACCCACCGCCTCCTGGCTGCTGCGCTGAAG AGCCACAGTGGGAACATATCTTGCATGGACTTTAGCAGCAACGGCAAGTACCTGGCCACCTGTGCCGACGATCGCACTGTCCGCATCTGGAGCACCAAGGACTTCCTGCAGCGGGAGCACCGCAGCATGAGAGCCAATGTGGAGCTGGACCATGCCACCCTGGTGCGCTTCAGCCCTGACTGCAG AGCCTTCATTGTCTGGCTGGCCAATGGAGACACCCTCCGTGTCTTCAAGATGACCAAGCGAGAGGATGGGGGCTATACCTTCACAGCCACCCCAGAGGACTTTCCTAAAAAGCACAAGGCACCCGTCATTGACATTGGCATTGCTGACACAG gaAAGTTCATCATGACTGCTTCCAGTGACACAGCTGTCCTCATCTGGAATCTGAAAGGTCAAGTGTTGTCTACCATTAACACCAACCAGATGAACAATACCCATGCTGCTATATCCCCTTGTAGCAG GTTTGTGGCCTCGTGTGGCTTCACCCCAGATGTCAAAGTTTGGGAAGTTTGCTTTGGGAAAAAAGGCGACTTCCAGGAGGTCGTACGAGCCTTTGAACTGAAGGGCCACTCTGCCGCTGTCcacttctttgctttctccaatGACTCCCGAAG GATGGCCTCTGTCTCCAAGGATGGCACGTGGAAACTGTGGGACACAGATGTGGAGTATAAGAAGCAGCAGGACCCCTACTTGCTGAGGACTGGCCGCTTTGAAGAGGCGAGCAGCATGCCGTGCCGCCTGGCACTGTCCCCCGACGCCCAGGTCCTGGCCTTGGCCAGTGGCAGCAGTATTCACGTCTACAATAGCCGGCGGGGTGAGAAGGAGGAGTGCTTCAAGCAGGTCCATGGGGAGTGTATCTCTGACTTGGCCTTTGACATCACTGGCCGGCTGCTGGCGTCCTGTGGGGACCGGGCAGTGCGGCTCTTCCACAACACCCCTGGCTACCGGGCAGTGGTGGAAGAAATGCAGGGCCTCCTGAAGCGGGCCTCCAATGAGAGCACCCGCCAGAGGCTGCAACAGCAGCTGACCCAGGCCCAGGAGGCCCTGAAGAGCCTGGGCGCCTTGAAGAAATGA